In Candidatus Epulonipiscium viviparus, one DNA window encodes the following:
- the hisA gene encoding 1-(5-phosphoribosyl)-5-[(5-phosphoribosylamino)methylideneamino]imidazole-4-carboxamide isomerase: MRIFPAIDIKNGQIVRLTEGKYDQVKVYSKDPEEVLEHFTKEGATALHIVDLDGAKSGTIENQNTIKTILKNRHFVTQLGGGIRDESTINHYLNMGVDRVILGTVAVENPKFVEEMVKKYDQQIAVGVDEKDGQVRANGWLVNSKVNAIEFCKMLTAMGVATIIYTDISKDGMMAGCDMASYRQLCKDRNVNIIASGGVTSIAEIKELKRIGVAGVIVGKAIYEGKIALREATAIC, from the coding sequence ATGAGAATATTTCCTGCAATAGATATAAAAAATGGTCAGATTGTGAGGTTAACAGAGGGTAAGTATGATCAGGTGAAGGTGTATTCGAAAGATCCAGAAGAGGTGCTAGAGCACTTTACTAAAGAGGGAGCGACGGCATTACACATCGTGGATCTAGATGGGGCCAAAAGCGGAACGATAGAAAATCAGAATACGATAAAAACAATTTTGAAAAATAGGCATTTCGTAACGCAGCTAGGAGGAGGAATTAGAGATGAGAGCACCATCAACCACTATTTGAATATGGGTGTGGATCGCGTAATTTTGGGAACAGTTGCAGTAGAAAATCCAAAGTTTGTTGAGGAAATGGTCAAGAAGTATGATCAGCAGATTGCAGTAGGAGTGGACGAAAAAGATGGGCAAGTGCGAGCGAATGGTTGGCTTGTTAACTCCAAAGTGAATGCTATTGAATTTTGCAAAATGTTGACTGCCATGGGGGTTGCGACAATTATATATACAGATATTTCAAAAGATGGAATGATGGCTGGGTGCGATATGGCATCATATAGACAGCTGTGCAAAGATAGAAATGTGAATATCATCGCAAGCGGTGGCGTAACTTCCATTGCGGAGATCAAAGAGCTAAAGCGCATTGGCGTTGCTGGCGTAATCGTTGGCAAAGCAATTTATGAAGGCAAGATAGCGCTGAGGGAGGCCACCGCAATATGCTAA
- the hisF gene encoding imidazole glycerol phosphate synthase subunit HisF: MLTKRIIPCLDIRDGRVVKGVNFEGVKDVSDPVELAKFYNDEGADELVFYDITASFEGRKLFTQILEEVASEIFIPLTVGGGINSTADFDRVLKCGADKVSVNSGAIKNQQLIQEAAKKYGSQCVVLSIDAKRVGNEFKVCTMGGRNLTQIDAIEWAKAGEALGAGEIVLNSIDTDGVKNGFDLEMLKAVCDVVSIPVVASGGAGGMEDFGTLFKTLSNVDAGLAASIFHYKQVRISQLKNYLAENGIEMRKLHDKV, translated from the coding sequence ATGCTAACAAAAAGGATAATTCCGTGTTTAGATATTCGTGACGGAAGAGTAGTTAAAGGTGTCAATTTTGAGGGTGTAAAAGATGTATCAGATCCGGTAGAGCTCGCAAAGTTTTATAATGATGAAGGTGCAGATGAGCTGGTTTTTTATGATATTACTGCAAGCTTTGAAGGACGGAAGTTGTTTACCCAAATTTTGGAAGAAGTAGCATCAGAAATTTTTATTCCGCTAACAGTTGGTGGGGGAATAAATTCTACAGCAGATTTTGACCGAGTTCTAAAGTGTGGTGCGGATAAAGTTTCGGTAAACTCTGGTGCTATTAAAAATCAGCAGTTGATACAAGAGGCCGCAAAAAAATATGGCAGCCAATGCGTGGTGCTTTCGATAGATGCCAAGCGAGTGGGAAATGAATTTAAAGTTTGTACTATGGGCGGTCGAAATCTTACACAAATAGATGCGATAGAGTGGGCAAAAGCTGGGGAAGCGCTAGGTGCGGGAGAAATTGTTCTCAATAGTATTGATACGGACGGGGTTAAAAATGGATTCGACTTGGAGATGCTAAAAGCTGTGTGCGATGTAGTTAGCATACCTGTTGTTGCAAGTGGCGGAGCAGGTGGAATGGAAGATTTTGGGACATTGTTTAAAACTTTAAGCAACGTCGATGCGGGGCTTGCGGCCTCCATATTTCACTATAAGCAAGTTCGTATATCGCAACTGAAAAACTACCTTGCAGAAAATGGAATAGAAATGAGGAAACTACATGATAAAGTTTGA
- the hisIE gene encoding bifunctional phosphoribosyl-AMP cyclohydrolase/phosphoribosyl-ATP diphosphatase HisIE, producing the protein MIKFDEQGLIPAIVQDFYTREVLMLAYMNQESIDITKSEGYTCFYSRSRKRLWRKGEESGHKQRVMRMSLDCDSDTMLIEVLQTGVACHTGAPSCFFNLEVEERAPFSMYALYDLLLDRKTTKKEGSYTTYLFDKGKEKILKKIGEEATEVIIGAMKNDKRETIYEIADVAYHIMVLMLEMGITIDEIKDELASRHVIDNKIKQETPT; encoded by the coding sequence ATGATAAAGTTTGATGAGCAGGGGCTGATTCCTGCAATAGTACAAGATTTTTATACGAGAGAAGTCCTGATGCTAGCATATATGAATCAGGAAAGTATTGATATAACAAAGTCAGAGGGATATACTTGCTTTTACTCGAGGAGTAGAAAAAGACTGTGGCGCAAAGGTGAGGAGAGTGGGCATAAGCAGCGAGTGATGCGAATGAGCCTAGATTGTGATAGCGATACGATGCTAATAGAGGTGTTACAAACTGGAGTTGCGTGCCACACAGGTGCTCCATCATGCTTTTTCAATTTGGAAGTAGAGGAGCGTGCACCATTTTCGATGTATGCGCTATACGATTTGCTATTAGATAGAAAGACAACCAAAAAGGAAGGCTCGTATACGACGTATTTGTTTGATAAGGGCAAAGAAAAGATTTTAAAAAAGATAGGCGAAGAAGCAACAGAAGTGATAATTGGGGCTATGAAAAATGATAAGAGAGAGACCATATATGAGATTGCGGATGTAGCGTACCATATTATGGTATTGATGCTAGAAATGGGTATTACGATTGATGAGATTAAAGACGAATTGGCGAGTCGACATGTAATAGATAATAAGATAAAGCAGGAGACTCCAACATAG
- a CDS encoding epoxyqueuosine reductase, whose protein sequence is MTDEKLRKYINDLDLDTFGIIRFEIANQMKTIISIAFPYNHLDANSENGFSIYTKRLDYHKVVRSYLDKICNLLIADGFCATAYVDNNPLPEKSIAELAGVGFIGKNGLITTEKYGSYVFLGEVVTDFIPTKTDVAIENLCGSCTRCTNACPTGGIQDITQCISFITQKKRLTPDEVDLLDGQIFGCDACQDACSCNRHIAKSPLPEFATLDFMNYAPAFYAEMNDQFFNDFIQQTSCGWRGKDIIVRNARKAIEN, encoded by the coding sequence ATGACAGATGAAAAACTTAGAAAATATATCAATGATTTGGACCTGGATACATTTGGAATAATTCGCTTTGAAATTGCCAATCAAATGAAAACCATAATTTCTATAGCATTTCCATATAACCATCTAGATGCCAACAGCGAAAATGGATTTTCCATTTATACAAAACGCCTCGACTATCATAAGGTAGTGCGTAGCTATCTTGATAAAATTTGTAATCTACTTATTGCCGATGGATTTTGCGCCACCGCTTATGTAGATAACAATCCACTTCCAGAAAAAAGTATTGCAGAGCTTGCTGGAGTTGGATTTATCGGAAAAAACGGCTTGATCACTACCGAAAAATATGGTTCATATGTATTTTTAGGCGAAGTGGTCACCGACTTTATTCCTACCAAAACTGATGTTGCCATAGAAAACTTATGCGGCTCATGTACACGCTGCACCAACGCTTGCCCCACCGGTGGCATTCAAGACATCACTCAGTGCATATCATTTATTACACAAAAAAAACGTCTTACTCCAGACGAAGTTGATCTACTAGATGGGCAAATTTTTGGCTGCGATGCATGTCAGGACGCTTGTTCATGTAATAGACATATAGCCAAAAGCCCGCTTCCAGAGTTTGCCACGCTCGACTTTATGAATTATGCTCCGGCTTTCTACGCCGAAATGAATGATCAATTTTTTAATGACTTCATCCAGCAAACTTCTTGTGGCTGGCGCGGCAAAGACATCATCGTTCGCAATGCACGTAAAGCAATAGAAAATTAA
- a CDS encoding AI-2E family transporter, giving the protein MKIERRHKYYTICVYVVISIVITILISICMIKFIPIMGWLHWLFDRTIDLLSPLLIGLVLAYLMEPVVDLYISSLSRPHLSSSRVRGISTFFAILTIVAIIGLFVLMIIMNMQQVIHKTDIKGLSQTINAYISYFQATAETLVNQLATDEMSMKAREILTTIYTTINSWATMFGQISMTWVADIGKNLIDIVFGVILAIYIMKDKPKLVKIVNNILSVIFTPKWYKRVTSIGRDLNSVLTGYVRGQILDALIMAVLVGIGLSLIKLDFAVIIGVVSGVFNIIPYFGPVVGLLLAGILGAIGGGIQQAIYAMLIVFVLQQIDGFIIVPKILGTNVKLHPIVVLLAILIGGDLFGLLGMLLGVPLCALMRVIIIRCVGNVFSESFAKSEND; this is encoded by the coding sequence ATGAAGATCGAAAGGCGCCATAAATATTACACCATATGCGTATACGTTGTCATTAGCATCGTCATCACTATCCTCATCTCTATCTGTATGATTAAATTTATACCTATAATGGGGTGGCTGCACTGGCTATTTGACAGAACAATCGATTTACTGTCGCCTTTGCTAATCGGCCTAGTGCTTGCGTATCTGATGGAGCCCGTTGTCGATTTGTATATATCGTCACTATCTCGTCCGCATCTATCTTCTTCGCGTGTTAGAGGAATCTCAACATTTTTTGCTATCCTCACAATAGTTGCTATCATTGGACTTTTTGTGCTTATGATCATAATGAATATGCAGCAGGTAATTCATAAGACAGATATCAAAGGGCTTTCTCAAACTATCAATGCGTATATATCATATTTTCAGGCTACTGCCGAAACGCTAGTTAATCAACTCGCAACCGACGAAATGTCTATGAAAGCACGAGAAATTCTCACCACCATATACACCACCATCAACTCTTGGGCCACCATGTTTGGGCAGATCTCTATGACTTGGGTTGCTGACATAGGCAAAAATCTCATCGATATCGTATTTGGCGTCATTTTAGCAATATACATCATGAAAGATAAACCTAAATTGGTCAAAATAGTCAATAACATTCTGTCTGTTATATTTACTCCAAAATGGTATAAACGAGTTACTAGTATCGGTCGCGACTTAAATTCTGTTTTGACCGGCTATGTGCGTGGTCAAATATTGGACGCCTTAATTATGGCGGTTCTAGTTGGAATTGGTCTTAGCTTGATTAAGCTCGACTTTGCGGTAATTATAGGCGTAGTCTCTGGAGTTTTTAATATCATTCCATACTTTGGCCCCGTTGTTGGATTGCTATTAGCTGGCATTCTCGGGGCAATCGGTGGCGGAATACAGCAAGCCATATATGCTATGCTAATAGTTTTTGTATTGCAACAAATAGACGGATTTATTATCGTTCCAAAAATTTTAGGCACCAACGTAAAGCTACACCCAATCGTGGTGTTGCTTGCTATTTTGATTGGTGGAGACTTATTTGGTCTTTTGGGAATGCTGTTGGGAGTTCCGTTATGCGCTCTAATGCGAGTAATCATAATTCGATGCGTCGGCAATGTATTCAGCGAAAGTTTTGCCAAGTCCGAAAACGATTAA
- a CDS encoding aminoacyl-histidine dipeptidase, translated as MSTALEHFKQICTIPHGSGNERELSNYLVRFAKNAGLEVAQDDALNVYIYKPASPGYENKDTIILQGHMDMVCEKDKQTEFDFATDPLNLKTDGDFLYAEGTTLGADDGVALAYQMAIIEDTTLKHPPLCLLITTEEETGMGGVIALDRKLIQGNTLINLDSDIEGEFLTSCAGGLRIKLTINGIKLSIAPGEVAYTLKLRGLKGGHSGAEIHKERANANVVMGRVLDLLNDKFHIGISSLDGGSKDNVIAREADAVITVVDEKAPAMLEYIEDIAATLKAEYAAQDADISLHVEKTTVQTKFMSDTKQKLIDLLRILPNGVVAKSCYIADLVETSLNLGVISTADNVITITLSLRSSVESKKIDLTHKIKTIAKVMDVKFSETGDYPAWQYKQDSRVRDAAVATYRKLYGVDPEVRAVHAGLECGILSLKIDDLDAISFGPNVYDIHTPKEKMSISSFEKMYGFLITLLEEI; from the coding sequence ATGAGCACAGCTTTAGAACACTTTAAGCAAATATGCACTATCCCACATGGATCTGGAAACGAAAGGGAGCTGAGTAACTATTTGGTTCGCTTTGCCAAAAATGCGGGGTTAGAAGTCGCGCAAGATGACGCACTCAACGTCTATATATATAAACCAGCCAGCCCCGGATACGAAAACAAAGATACGATTATACTTCAAGGGCACATGGACATGGTGTGCGAAAAAGATAAGCAAACCGAATTTGACTTTGCAACAGACCCCCTCAACCTCAAAACCGATGGCGACTTTTTATATGCAGAAGGCACAACTTTGGGTGCAGACGACGGCGTTGCTCTTGCATATCAGATGGCAATCATCGAAGATACAACCCTCAAGCACCCTCCCCTTTGCTTATTAATAACCACCGAAGAAGAAACCGGAATGGGTGGGGTCATTGCATTAGACCGCAAACTAATTCAGGGCAACACATTAATTAATCTCGACTCTGATATCGAAGGAGAATTTTTAACCAGTTGCGCAGGTGGCTTGCGAATTAAACTTACCATCAATGGCATCAAATTATCTATCGCACCAGGCGAAGTGGCATATACTCTAAAATTGCGAGGCCTAAAAGGAGGTCACTCTGGAGCAGAAATTCACAAGGAACGCGCCAATGCAAACGTCGTGATGGGGCGAGTTTTGGATCTCCTAAACGACAAATTTCACATCGGCATCTCCAGCCTCGATGGCGGCAGCAAGGACAATGTTATCGCCCGCGAAGCCGATGCCGTAATCACAGTGGTTGACGAAAAAGCCCCTGCTATGCTAGAATATATCGAAGACATAGCTGCAACACTAAAAGCTGAATACGCCGCACAAGATGCTGACATTAGTTTACACGTGGAAAAAACTACTGTGCAGACAAAGTTTATGAGCGATACGAAACAAAAGCTGATCGACCTACTACGTATATTGCCAAACGGCGTTGTTGCCAAAAGTTGTTATATAGCAGACTTAGTCGAAACTTCGCTAAATCTTGGCGTCATTTCAACAGCTGATAACGTTATCACAATTACACTCTCTCTTCGAAGCTCTGTAGAATCCAAAAAAATTGACCTTACACATAAAATTAAAACTATTGCCAAAGTGATGGACGTTAAATTTTCTGAGACCGGAGACTACCCAGCGTGGCAGTATAAGCAAGATTCTCGAGTTCGTGATGCCGCAGTTGCAACGTATCGCAAATTATATGGAGTCGACCCCGAAGTTCGAGCCGTGCATGCGGGCCTGGAATGTGGCATACTGTCTCTCAAAATAGATGATCTCGATGCTATTTCCTTTGGTCCAAACGTCTATGACATACACACGCCAAAAGAAAAGATGAGTATCAGCTCTTTCGAGAAAATGTATGGCTTTTTAATTACTTTGCTTGAGGAGATATAA
- a CDS encoding threonine aldolase family protein, producing MFRNDYSEGACPAILEELTRTNFMRTRGYGDDPFCSRAQDLIRAHIGNDAADVHFFVGGTQTNLTALSAFLRPHEGIISPDTGHIQLHETGAIEATGHAIITVANHDGKLAADQIAPIIKNHMPIHMTKPRLVYISNSTEYGTVYTKEELYAISQVCKQHNLLLYLDGARLGVALTCDSNDLTIADICNCVDAFYFGGTKNGALFGEALVILNENLKSDFQYFIKQRGALLAKGRLLGIQFATLFSDNLFYDLAYHANATAKRLSESIVDLNFKLLTPTQTNQIFVIVSTAQYQKLLSMPEFDFEVWEPHPDGLVIRFVTSWATPDENIDRLLAALAQIQTI from the coding sequence ATGTTTAGAAACGACTATAGCGAAGGAGCTTGTCCTGCTATTTTAGAAGAGCTTACACGAACCAATTTTATGAGAACCAGAGGATATGGCGACGATCCATTTTGTAGTAGGGCACAAGATTTAATTAGGGCACACATCGGAAACGACGCCGCCGATGTACATTTTTTTGTGGGCGGAACGCAAACCAACCTCACTGCTCTTAGCGCATTTTTGCGACCTCACGAAGGAATAATTTCGCCAGATACCGGGCACATTCAGCTTCATGAAACTGGCGCAATAGAAGCCACCGGCCATGCCATTATCACAGTTGCCAACCACGACGGCAAGCTTGCTGCAGATCAAATTGCTCCTATTATCAAAAATCATATGCCAATTCACATGACCAAACCGCGATTGGTATACATTTCCAATTCTACAGAATATGGCACAGTCTATACCAAAGAAGAGCTCTATGCTATCAGCCAAGTATGCAAGCAACACAATTTATTACTATACCTTGACGGCGCTCGGCTCGGCGTTGCCCTTACCTGCGATTCTAACGATCTAACTATAGCGGACATATGCAATTGCGTCGATGCATTTTATTTTGGCGGCACCAAAAACGGAGCACTGTTTGGCGAAGCGCTCGTGATCCTAAACGAGAATCTTAAATCAGATTTTCAATATTTTATAAAGCAACGCGGAGCTCTGTTAGCCAAAGGCCGTTTGCTAGGAATTCAGTTTGCGACACTGTTTTCAGATAATTTATTTTATGATCTAGCTTACCATGCAAATGCAACTGCAAAAAGGCTTAGCGAAAGCATTGTGGATCTCAACTTTAAGCTTCTTACCCCAACGCAAACCAACCAAATTTTTGTGATCGTTTCTACTGCCCAATACCAAAAGCTTTTATCGATGCCAGAATTTGATTTCGAAGTTTGGGAGCCTCACCCAGATGGGCTAGTAATCCGTTTTGTTACATCTTGGGCCACTCCAGACGAAAATATCGATCGCTTATTAGCAGCATTAGCTCAAATCCAAACTATCTGA
- the udp gene encoding uridine phosphorylase, which produces MKYSGEEGLQYHIQTRPGDVGKYVILPGDPKRCKKIAEHFDNAVLVADSREYVTYTGYLEGTKVSVTSTGIGGPSAAIAIEELVRSGADTFIRVGTCGGMQTEIVGGDIVIATAAIRMEGTSKEYAPIEFPAVADLEVTNALVCAAKKLNFKWHAGVVQCKDSFYGQHSPEIMPVNYELLNKWEAWKKLGCKASEMESAALFTVASFLGVRCGSSFLVVANQEREKMGLENPVVHDTEMAIKVGVEALRELIKQDKK; this is translated from the coding sequence ATGAAATATTCAGGAGAAGAAGGATTGCAGTATCATATTCAAACAAGGCCAGGAGATGTTGGGAAGTACGTTATTTTGCCAGGCGATCCAAAGCGATGCAAAAAGATAGCGGAGCATTTTGATAACGCGGTGTTGGTTGCAGATAGTAGAGAATATGTAACCTATACAGGATACCTAGAGGGGACAAAGGTGAGCGTAACGTCGACGGGAATTGGCGGGCCGTCTGCGGCAATTGCGATAGAGGAGCTTGTACGATCTGGCGCAGATACATTTATACGCGTGGGCACCTGCGGCGGAATGCAAACAGAAATTGTGGGTGGAGACATAGTGATAGCTACAGCTGCGATCCGAATGGAAGGCACTAGCAAAGAGTATGCGCCGATAGAATTTCCTGCAGTAGCAGATTTGGAAGTTACGAATGCGCTTGTGTGTGCTGCAAAAAAACTGAATTTTAAGTGGCATGCAGGAGTGGTTCAATGTAAAGATTCGTTTTATGGGCAGCATAGCCCAGAGATTATGCCTGTAAATTATGAGTTGCTGAATAAATGGGAAGCATGGAAAAAGCTGGGATGTAAGGCTTCGGAGATGGAGTCGGCGGCGTTATTTACAGTTGCGAGCTTCTTGGGAGTGCGTTGTGGATCGAGTTTTTTGGTTGTCGCAAATCAGGAGAGAGAAAAGATGGGGCTTGAAAATCCCGTAGTTCACGATACGGAAATGGCCATAAAAGTGGGAGTAGAAGCTCTGAGAGAATTGATTAAGCAAGACAAAAAATAA
- a CDS encoding tRNA (mnm(5)s(2)U34)-methyltransferase has product MILKQMLDYAKFLLTQAIAAGDSVVDATCGNGNDTLFLANLVGAEGKVYAFDIQDVAITETTRLLAEHNIDCVQVIKDGHEVAHKYMESSIAAAIFNLGYLPKGDHSITTQSHTTITAVDHLLDYLKPNGIIVLVVYHGHSNGKLEKRALRSFCQTLDQKSFSVLEYKFLNQKNNAPFIIAIEKL; this is encoded by the coding sequence ATGATTTTAAAACAAATGCTAGATTACGCAAAGTTTTTGCTAACACAGGCCATTGCAGCTGGTGACTCCGTTGTTGATGCAACCTGTGGAAATGGAAATGATACCCTATTTTTGGCCAATTTGGTGGGTGCCGAAGGCAAAGTTTATGCATTCGATATTCAGGATGTTGCAATAACAGAGACAACCCGCTTGCTTGCTGAGCATAATATAGACTGCGTACAAGTAATTAAAGATGGGCACGAAGTTGCTCACAAATATATGGAATCTTCAATCGCAGCTGCTATATTCAATCTCGGATACTTGCCCAAGGGTGACCATTCTATTACAACGCAATCACACACTACAATTACAGCCGTCGACCACTTGCTCGATTACCTTAAGCCAAATGGCATCATCGTTTTGGTTGTATACCATGGACATAGCAACGGCAAATTAGAAAAGCGAGCTTTGCGCAGTTTCTGCCAAACATTAGATCAAAAAAGTTTTTCAGTGTTAGAATACAAATTTCTTAATCAAAAAAACAACGCACCTTTTATTATCGCCATCGAAAAATTATAG
- a CDS encoding carbon starvation protein A: MITFIVSLILLIAGYFIYGKISEKIFRIDPDRAVPAIKKSDGLDYVELPTWKAFLIQFLNIAGTGPIFGAIAGAMWGPNAFLWIVFGCIFAGAVHDFMIGMMSLRSDGASVSVLVGDNLGTGMRRLMAIFSCILLLLVGVVFVSSPADLLADLTNQNRWIFVAIIMVYYIVATVLPIDKIIGKIYPIFGIALFVMAAGILGGMIANGMFMDIPEFSFSNPHVNDQSIFPYLFISIACGAISGFHATQSPMMARCIKNERDGRRVFYGAMISEGIIALIWAAAAMTFFGSLQGLSETGPAAVVVNTVSQGLMGNVGMVLAVLGVVACPITSGDTAFRALRLTIADAFKIDQTKSRNRYIIVIPIFIIAVSLLFIDFNIIWRYFSWANQTLACIALWTAAAFLKKQGSNFFIAVIPAMFMTVVVTCYILVAPEGFGAIATSVFGSIKIAELAGVAIGIAAAALAYIAFNKKTSSQK; the protein is encoded by the coding sequence ATGATTACATTTATTGTTTCATTAATTTTACTAATTGCAGGCTACTTTATCTACGGCAAAATATCAGAAAAAATCTTTCGCATTGATCCCGATCGAGCTGTTCCTGCAATCAAAAAAAGCGACGGCTTAGACTATGTTGAACTTCCAACCTGGAAAGCATTCTTAATTCAATTTCTAAACATTGCAGGCACTGGACCAATTTTTGGCGCCATCGCAGGAGCTATGTGGGGACCTAATGCGTTTTTATGGATTGTTTTTGGATGCATCTTTGCAGGTGCCGTACACGATTTTATGATCGGAATGATGTCTCTTCGATCCGACGGCGCTTCAGTTTCTGTTCTTGTGGGAGATAACTTAGGCACTGGCATGAGAAGGCTGATGGCTATTTTTTCATGCATCTTACTTCTTCTTGTTGGTGTTGTATTCGTCTCTTCTCCAGCAGATTTGCTTGCCGACTTAACCAACCAAAATAGATGGATCTTCGTTGCAATCATCATGGTATACTACATAGTCGCAACGGTATTGCCTATCGATAAAATTATTGGCAAAATTTACCCTATCTTCGGCATTGCTCTATTCGTTATGGCTGCTGGAATCTTGGGCGGCATGATCGCTAACGGAATGTTTATGGATATCCCTGAGTTTAGTTTTTCAAATCCTCACGTAAACGATCAATCTATATTTCCATACTTATTTATCTCTATTGCCTGTGGTGCGATCTCCGGTTTTCATGCAACTCAATCTCCTATGATGGCCCGATGTATCAAAAACGAAAGAGATGGTCGCCGCGTATTTTATGGTGCTATGATTTCGGAGGGCATTATTGCATTAATTTGGGCTGCTGCTGCTATGACTTTCTTTGGCAGTTTACAGGGGCTTTCCGAAACTGGTCCTGCGGCAGTTGTTGTAAATACAGTTTCACAAGGTCTTATGGGCAATGTAGGCATGGTGCTTGCGGTACTTGGTGTAGTTGCTTGCCCCATCACTTCTGGAGATACGGCATTTCGAGCTTTGCGCCTAACCATTGCCGATGCGTTCAAAATCGATCAAACAAAATCTCGCAACAGATATATTATTGTTATCCCAATCTTTATTATTGCAGTTTCATTGTTATTCATCGACTTCAATATAATCTGGCGATACTTTAGCTGGGCAAACCAAACTCTTGCTTGTATCGCACTATGGACCGCAGCCGCGTTTCTAAAAAAGCAGGGCTCAAACTTTTTCATTGCAGTTATTCCAGCTATGTTTATGACTGTAGTTGTTACCTGCTATATTTTAGTTGCACCAGAAGGCTTTGGAGCTATCGCCACTTCAGTTTTTGGAAGCATCAAAATTGCCGAACTCGCCGGAGTAGCCATCGGAATTGCCGCAGCTGCATTGGCCTATATTGCCTTTAATAAAAAGACTTCATCACAAAAATAG
- a CDS encoding leucine-rich repeat domain-containing protein: MKKTKENDLYSKSDTMLLEKNVKHNNLPDAPVELVARDMLRKIQEISNDIVIKEMFRKLQEVTVSLQNAAQKMQKTKEKLIKNNAEMEEMRESIPIVKEEKSDDFEIVDGVLVKYTGERGLVKIPDGVTAIETNVFSKCEKIIWVVIPNSVKSIGRYAFESCKNLVVVDMPQKLTEIGVGAFLNCKKLKSISIPKGVEHIKNLTFASCAQLATIKIAEEGVKIIDNSAFYGCEKLEEVVFPKTLKAISENAFAFCDELKRVELPKEISSIAKRAFFNCKNLKEISMPSVKCKIADRQMSFINCVITEGFVWEVLTKDNN, translated from the coding sequence ATGAAAAAAACTAAAGAGAATGATCTATATTCTAAGAGCGATACAATGTTGCTTGAAAAAAACGTAAAGCATAATAATCTACCAGATGCTCCAGTTGAGTTAGTGGCAAGAGATATGCTAAGAAAAATACAAGAGATTTCAAATGATATAGTCATAAAAGAGATGTTCAGAAAATTACAAGAAGTGACTGTAAGTTTGCAAAACGCAGCGCAAAAGATGCAAAAAACTAAAGAAAAATTGATAAAGAATAATGCTGAAATGGAGGAAATGAGAGAAAGTATACCCATTGTAAAAGAGGAAAAGTCGGATGATTTTGAAATTGTAGATGGCGTTTTGGTTAAATATACAGGTGAGCGAGGGTTAGTAAAAATTCCAGACGGAGTAACTGCAATAGAGACGAACGTATTCAGTAAGTGTGAAAAAATAATATGGGTAGTTATACCAAATAGTGTAAAAAGCATTGGCAGATATGCATTTGAAAGTTGTAAAAATTTGGTAGTGGTAGATATGCCGCAAAAGTTGACCGAGATTGGTGTCGGAGCGTTTTTAAATTGTAAAAAATTGAAGTCGATATCTATTCCAAAAGGTGTAGAGCATATTAAAAACCTAACATTTGCGTCGTGTGCTCAATTGGCAACTATAAAAATAGCAGAAGAAGGCGTAAAAATAATTGATAACTCGGCGTTTTATGGATGCGAAAAGTTGGAGGAAGTAGTTTTTCCAAAGACACTGAAAGCAATATCAGAAAATGCGTTTGCGTTTTGCGATGAACTAAAGCGCGTAGAACTTCCAAAGGAAATAAGTAGTATAGCGAAGAGAGCGTTTTTTAATTGTAAGAATTTGAAAGAGATTTCGATGCCATCGGTTAAATGTAAAATTGCAGATAGGCAAATGAGTTTTATAAATTGCGTGATAACCGAAGGTTTTGTATGGGAAGTATTAACCAAAGATAATAACTAA